Proteins from one Mycobacterium sp. SMC-2 genomic window:
- the tyrS gene encoding tyrosine--tRNA ligase has translation MSSGILDELGWRGLIAQSTDLDALAAEAQRGPMTVYAGFDPTAASLHAGHLVPLLALRRFQRAGHRPIVLAGGATGMIGDPRDVGERTLNEADVVAEWTERIRGQLERFVDFDESPTGAIVVNNLDWTAPLSAIEFLRDLGKHFSVNVMLDRDTVRRRLAGEGISYTEFSYMLLQANDYVELHRRYGCTLQIGGSDQWGNIIAGVRLVRQKLGATVHALTVPLVTAADGTKFGKSTGGGSMWLDPAMTTPYAWYQYFFNTADADVIRYLRWFTFLSADELAELEQATAERPQQRAAQRRLARELTVLVHGEAATEAVEHASRALFGQGELDRLDEPTLAAALREASVAELKPGGPDGIVDLLVASGLSESRKAARRTIGEGGVSVNNTRIDSEEWAPQPSDFLHGRWLVLRRGKRTVAGIEKV, from the coding sequence ATGTCTTCCGGGATACTTGACGAGCTGGGCTGGCGCGGGCTGATCGCGCAGTCCACCGACCTCGACGCGCTCGCCGCCGAAGCGCAGCGCGGCCCGATGACGGTGTACGCGGGCTTCGACCCCACGGCGGCCAGCCTGCACGCGGGCCACCTGGTGCCGCTGCTGGCGTTGCGCCGGTTTCAGCGGGCCGGGCACCGTCCGATCGTGCTCGCGGGCGGGGCCACCGGCATGATCGGCGACCCGCGCGACGTCGGGGAGCGCACCCTGAACGAGGCGGACGTCGTCGCCGAATGGACCGAGCGCATCCGCGGGCAGCTGGAGCGCTTCGTCGACTTCGACGAATCCCCCACGGGCGCGATCGTCGTCAACAACCTGGACTGGACGGCCCCCCTGTCGGCCATCGAGTTCCTGCGCGACCTCGGCAAGCACTTCTCGGTCAACGTCATGCTGGATCGCGACACCGTACGGCGGCGCCTGGCGGGCGAGGGCATCTCCTACACGGAGTTCAGCTACATGCTGCTGCAGGCCAACGACTACGTCGAATTGCACCGCCGGTACGGCTGCACGCTGCAGATCGGCGGCTCCGACCAGTGGGGCAACATCATCGCCGGCGTTCGCCTGGTCCGCCAGAAGCTGGGTGCGACGGTGCACGCGCTGACCGTCCCGCTGGTGACTGCGGCCGACGGCACCAAGTTCGGCAAGTCCACCGGCGGCGGCAGCATGTGGCTGGACCCGGCCATGACCACCCCGTACGCCTGGTACCAGTACTTCTTCAACACCGCCGACGCCGACGTGATCCGGTACCTGCGGTGGTTCACCTTCCTGTCGGCCGACGAGCTGGCCGAACTGGAACAGGCCACCGCCGAGCGCCCGCAGCAACGCGCCGCACAGCGCCGGCTGGCCCGCGAACTGACCGTGCTGGTGCACGGGGAGGCGGCCACCGAGGCGGTCGAGCACGCCAGCCGGGCGCTGTTCGGGCAGGGCGAACTGGATCGCCTGGACGAGCCGACGCTGGCGGCGGCGTTGCGCGAGGCCTCGGTCGCCGAGCTCAAACCCGGTGGACCCGACGGCATCGTCGACCTGCTGGTGGCCAGCGGCCTGTCCGAGAGCCGGAAGGCCGCCCGCCGCACCATCGGCGAGGGCGGGGTGTCGGTCAACAACACCCGGATCGACAGCGAGGAGTGGGCGCCGCAGCCGTCGGACTTCCTGCACGGGCGGTGGCTGGTGCTGCGGCGCGGCAAGCGCACCGTCGCGGGGATCGAAAAGGTCTAG